A single genomic interval of Methanolacinia paynteri harbors:
- the hxlB gene encoding 6-phospho-3-hexuloisomerase → MSECKTVEDMIRLMSTKIEEMADSISDQEVDLFIEEILKANRIYVMGAGRSGLVAKSFAMRLMHLGLKSYVIGETITPAMEKGDMIVAFSGSGETKTIAELCETAKMLGGRICLVTSKSDSRIGRISDCTVVLESHRDYIKDESSEFEIKQMKGELKSFAPLGTLFETGAMIFADSIISAIMIILNCEEKDLKGRHANIE, encoded by the coding sequence ATGTCCGAATGCAAAACAGTAGAAGATATGATCCGTCTCATGAGCACCAAGATAGAAGAGATGGCCGATTCTATCTCCGATCAGGAGGTAGACCTGTTTATTGAGGAAATCCTGAAGGCAAACAGGATCTACGTAATGGGTGCCGGAAGATCCGGGCTTGTCGCAAAATCCTTTGCCATGAGACTGATGCACCTTGGGCTGAAGTCCTATGTCATCGGCGAGACGATCACTCCCGCCATGGAGAAAGGGGATATGATTGTCGCGTTCTCCGGGTCCGGGGAGACGAAGACTATCGCGGAACTCTGCGAGACTGCAAAGATGCTCGGGGGCAGGATATGTCTCGTGACATCCAAGTCCGACTCAAGGATCGGAAGGATCTCCGACTGCACGGTTGTCCTCGAAAGCCACAGGGATTACATAAAAGACGAATCGTCCGAGTTCGAGATCAAGCAGATGAAAGGCGAACTCAAATCCTTCGCTCCTCTCGGAACGCTGTTTGAGACCGGTGCGATGATATTCGCCGACTCCATTATCTCGGCGATTATGATCATACTCAATTGCGAGGAAAAGGATCTCAAGGGAAGGCATGCCAACATCGAATGA
- a CDS encoding exodeoxyribonuclease III, with translation MKLVSWNVNGLRAVEKKGFLDFVNEYQPEILCVQETKAHEDQLSSSIRHPKGYFSYFSSAERKGYSGTALYSRKEPESISYGFGVPEFDTEGRIILAEYSDFNLYDIYFPNGKMSKERLQFKMDFYDECLKHAVSDLDSGKNVIICGDVNTAHTEIDLARPKENSKVSGFLEIEREWIDRLLDAGFKDSFRMFTSEGGYYSWWDLKSGARERNVGWRIDYFFVSDGISDRVKSASILSQVEGSDHCPVELELKS, from the coding sequence ATGAAACTGGTGTCATGGAATGTAAACGGACTCCGGGCCGTTGAGAAGAAAGGTTTTCTTGATTTTGTAAACGAATACCAGCCCGAAATTCTCTGCGTCCAGGAGACGAAGGCGCACGAGGATCAGCTGAGCTCTTCGATCCGCCACCCGAAAGGATATTTTTCGTACTTCAGTTCGGCCGAAAGAAAGGGATACAGCGGGACCGCCCTGTACTCGCGTAAAGAGCCGGAAAGCATCAGCTACGGGTTCGGCGTCCCGGAGTTTGACACCGAAGGCAGAATAATTCTCGCAGAATATAGCGATTTCAATCTTTACGATATATATTTCCCGAACGGCAAGATGTCGAAGGAGAGGCTTCAGTTTAAGATGGACTTTTACGACGAGTGCCTTAAGCATGCGGTAAGCGACCTGGATTCCGGGAAGAACGTAATAATCTGCGGGGACGTGAATACTGCCCACACTGAGATAGATCTTGCACGCCCGAAAGAGAACTCGAAGGTTTCGGGATTCCTTGAGATCGAAAGAGAGTGGATCGACAGGCTGCTCGATGCCGGTTTTAAGGACTCGTTCCGTATGTTCACATCAGAGGGAGGGTATTATTCCTGGTGGGATCTCAAATCGGGCGCCCGCGAGAGAAATGTCGGGTGGAGAATTGATTATTTCTTCGTCAGCGACGGCATATCCGACAGGGTGAAATCGGCTTCTATACTCTCACAGGTCGAAGGATCGGATCACTGCCCGGTAGAGCTGGAACTGAAATCCTAA
- a CDS encoding ferritin family protein: protein MPEFGNPFAGLKNDRKLTPDELIRAIRFMVSAEYEAIQLYVQLAESTDNELAKAVLLDIADEEKVHAGEFLRLLRELAPDEEGFYKEGYEEVEEEIEKLK, encoded by the coding sequence ATGCCAGAATTTGGAAATCCTTTTGCAGGTCTCAAAAACGATCGCAAGCTTACCCCCGACGAACTGATAAGAGCAATCAGGTTCATGGTCTCGGCAGAGTACGAAGCAATACAGCTCTACGTTCAGCTTGCCGAGTCCACAGACAACGAACTGGCAAAGGCGGTCCTTCTCGATATCGCTGATGAAGAGAAAGTGCACGCCGGAGAATTCCTTCGCCTTCTGCGCGAACTTGCCCCCGACGAGGAAGGATTCTACAAAGAGGGCTACGAAGAAGTCGAAGAAGAGATTGAAAAACTTAAATAA
- a CDS encoding beta/alpha barrel domain-containing protein encodes MSFTYEIEVPADVPVSAKGTYVENMKMITHGSGNLMLFAGDQKVEHLNDDFFGKDIAADDASPEHLFRIAKEGRIGVFATQLGLIAKYGRDYREIPYLVKLNSKTHLVKTDQKDPLSPQLYSIDQIVRFRDQTGLAITGVGYTIYLGSEYEGEMIREAAQIIYEAHQHGLIVVLWIYPRGKAVKDEKDPHLIAGAAGVASALGADFVKVNAPKKDGSSSPELLKEAVAAAGKTKLVCAGGSSVSGEDFLKQLYDQIHTGGASGNATGRNIHQKTLDEAVRMCNAVSAITIDNAEIAAALKIYNNQ; translated from the coding sequence ATGTCATTTACATACGAGATCGAAGTTCCGGCCGACGTTCCCGTGAGCGCGAAAGGGACGTATGTCGAGAACATGAAGATGATAACCCACGGAAGCGGGAATCTCATGCTCTTTGCAGGCGACCAGAAGGTCGAGCACCTCAACGACGATTTCTTCGGCAAGGATATCGCGGCCGACGATGCATCGCCCGAGCATCTATTCAGGATCGCAAAAGAGGGAAGAATCGGTGTTTTTGCAACCCAGCTCGGCCTTATCGCAAAATACGGCAGGGATTACAGGGAGATTCCCTATCTTGTAAAGCTCAACTCCAAGACTCATCTCGTAAAGACGGACCAGAAGGATCCGCTCAGCCCCCAGCTCTATTCGATCGACCAGATCGTCAGGTTCCGCGACCAGACCGGCCTGGCGATTACAGGCGTGGGGTATACGATCTATCTCGGCAGCGAATACGAGGGAGAGATGATCCGCGAAGCAGCACAGATCATCTACGAGGCACACCAGCACGGCCTCATCGTAGTTCTTTGGATCTACCCGCGTGGAAAGGCCGTAAAGGACGAGAAAGATCCGCACCTCATCGCCGGTGCAGCAGGAGTCGCATCCGCTCTCGGTGCGGACTTCGTCAAGGTCAACGCCCCGAAGAAGGACGGAAGCTCGTCCCCTGAACTTTTGAAAGAAGCAGTAGCGGCCGCAGGAAAAACGAAGCTGGTCTGCGCAGGCGGTTCGAGTGTCTCGGGAGAGGACTTCCTCAAACAGCTCTACGATCAGATACACACCGGCGGCGCATCTGGCAATGCGACCGGAAGAAACATCCACCAGAAAACTCTCGACGAAGCGGTACGGATGTGCAACGCGGTGTCGGCAATAACAATCGACAATGCAGAGATCGCGGCTGCATTGAAGATCTACAACAACCAATAA
- a CDS encoding NAD(P)-dependent malic enzyme has translation MPNGDVYPDLDKESLELHEKNRGKIEIKCKIPLETKWDLSRAYTPGVAAVCRAIKNDPELAYKYTLKANTIAIVTDGTAVLGLGDIGPCAAIPVMEGKAALFKRFAGIDAFPICFEKSANIASEIRNIASVFGGINLEDIAAPRCFEIEEALQDLGIPVMHDDQHGTAIAVLAGLLNACRVTGKDFEDLKIVVSGAGAAGYAVSRLLRCIGYNRDICTSVKEMIVCDRQGIIHRQRRGLYNNKYKFILADETNHTGREGTLSDALEGADVFVGVSAAGILTGDMIRRMNDDPIVFAMANPVPEIMPDEAKKAGAAIVATGRSDYANQINNALVFPGVFRGALDAHATKISDEMKIAAAHALADYVRRPTREHIIPRVLDREVTISIAEAVWASAVKWGYARRV, from the coding sequence ATGCCAAACGGAGATGTATACCCTGATCTTGATAAAGAGTCTCTCGAACTTCATGAAAAAAACAGGGGAAAGATCGAGATAAAATGTAAAATCCCCCTCGAAACGAAATGGGATCTCTCAAGGGCATACACGCCCGGAGTCGCAGCCGTATGCAGGGCGATAAAGAACGATCCCGAACTGGCCTATAAGTACACTCTAAAGGCAAACACCATTGCAATCGTAACCGACGGAACCGCCGTCCTCGGCCTCGGCGACATCGGCCCGTGTGCCGCGATCCCGGTCATGGAGGGAAAAGCCGCACTATTCAAAAGATTCGCAGGCATAGACGCATTCCCGATCTGTTTTGAAAAATCCGCGAACATCGCCTCGGAGATAAGAAACATCGCTTCGGTCTTCGGCGGGATCAATCTCGAAGATATCGCCGCCCCGAGATGCTTCGAGATCGAAGAGGCGCTCCAGGACTTAGGGATTCCCGTCATGCATGACGACCAGCACGGGACAGCCATCGCCGTGCTCGCCGGACTCCTGAACGCGTGCAGGGTGACAGGAAAGGATTTCGAAGATCTGAAGATCGTAGTCTCGGGTGCCGGTGCGGCAGGATATGCCGTCTCGAGGCTCCTCCGCTGCATCGGATACAACCGCGACATCTGCACCTCGGTAAAAGAGATGATCGTATGCGACAGGCAGGGCATAATCCACAGGCAGAGAAGAGGCCTCTACAATAATAAATACAAGTTCATACTAGCCGACGAGACCAACCACACCGGAAGGGAAGGAACGCTCTCCGATGCCCTCGAAGGCGCCGATGTCTTCGTCGGGGTGTCTGCGGCGGGAATTTTAACAGGGGATATGATCCGCCGGATGAACGACGACCCGATCGTCTTCGCCATGGCAAATCCCGTTCCCGAGATCATGCCAGACGAAGCCAAAAAAGCTGGTGCCGCAATTGTCGCGACCGGCAGAAGCGATTATGCAAACCAGATCAACAACGCCCTCGTCTTCCCCGGCGTATTCAGGGGAGCGCTCGACGCCCATGCAACAAAAATATCCGACGAAATGAAGATCGCCGCGGCCCATGCACTTGCGGACTACGTACGGCGGCCGACGAGAGAGCATATCATCCCGAGGGTTCTCGACAGGGAGGTTACTATTTCAATAGCCGAGGCGGTATGGGCGTCGGCAGTCAAATGGGGCTATGCAAGGAGAGTATAG
- a CDS encoding phosphoribosylanthranilate isomerase, whose product MFLRVKICGITNIGDALFAERSGADAIGVVISEESPRCISTEDAKEIFSALGPFTTTVIVTHTNSQDLLEEMAAVNPSAIQVSADVKRPENFCGKLIRVAGEDGKYPEDCDAVIIDRSHGRGVPFDYEYAEKIMKTAAKPVILAGGLNPSNVQAAISRLQPYAVDVCSGVEKSPGIKDPMMVLEFLKAAGKIPAVRKKEKISR is encoded by the coding sequence ATGTTTTTGAGGGTTAAAATCTGCGGAATAACAAATATTGGGGATGCACTGTTCGCCGAAAGATCGGGTGCAGATGCAATAGGAGTCGTAATATCGGAAGAATCGCCGAGATGCATAAGCACTGAAGATGCAAAGGAAATTTTCTCGGCACTCGGTCCGTTTACCACCACTGTAATAGTCACGCACACGAATTCACAGGATCTCCTTGAGGAGATGGCGGCTGTAAATCCTTCGGCGATACAGGTCTCGGCCGATGTGAAGAGACCTGAAAATTTCTGCGGGAAGCTCATCCGTGTCGCGGGTGAAGACGGAAAGTATCCTGAAGACTGCGATGCGGTAATAATCGATCGGAGCCACGGGAGAGGAGTTCCGTTCGATTACGAATATGCCGAAAAGATCATGAAGACGGCTGCCAAACCGGTGATCCTTGCCGGCGGTCTCAATCCGTCGAACGTACAGGCGGCGATAAGCAGGCTTCAGCCATACGCCGTCGATGTCTGTTCGGGTGTCGAGAAATCACCGGGGATCAAGGACCCGATGATGGTACTTGAATTCCTTAAGGCGGCCGGAAAGATCCCTGCGGTCAGAAAAAAAGAGAAGATCAGCCGATAA